A stretch of Coriobacteriia bacterium DNA encodes these proteins:
- a CDS encoding DHA2 family efflux MFS transporter permease subunit: MAAHTEPRVRSAERPAQLAVLAASATFFLVSLDTLIVNVALPTIAAELGGTLSDQQWVIDGYTLAFAALLLASGSLADRLGAKRLFVAGTALFALASLACALAPTMGALVAGRVLLGVAAAAVLPASMTIIREAYPDEARRARALGVWMAGGAVAAAAGPLLGGLLTPIHWSLIFSVNVPVCVLVLAACTQVAPSPQRSATFDAPGQLLATLGLTALVGGVIEAGEQGISSPLVLGLLIGGALCLVAFVASQARVAHPMMPLALFGSKGMRVALFTGFAFILSWFGTVFLCSTYLQQGLGLSPMAAGLAFVPSAAGSFVGNIASGRIAARHGSGLPMAAGLGCEALGLLLLAALAPTLSAASVALLVAVVGLGGSLAMPATSSLVLASADARLSGVASALFNTFRQVGASIGIALFGLFVTAAPTLGSALRLSFAVAAALVVAAAVMAARLGRNPKR, from the coding sequence ATGGCAGCGCATACCGAACCCAGGGTGCGATCGGCCGAGCGCCCGGCGCAGCTCGCCGTGCTGGCTGCCTCGGCGACGTTCTTCCTCGTGAGTCTCGACACGCTCATCGTCAACGTCGCCCTGCCCACGATCGCCGCCGAGCTCGGCGGCACGCTCTCCGACCAGCAGTGGGTCATCGACGGCTACACGCTCGCGTTCGCCGCGCTGCTGCTCGCCTCGGGCAGCCTGGCCGACCGGCTCGGAGCGAAGCGCCTGTTCGTGGCCGGCACGGCCCTGTTCGCGCTCGCGTCGCTCGCCTGTGCCCTCGCCCCGACGATGGGCGCGCTCGTCGCGGGCCGCGTGCTGCTCGGCGTCGCCGCAGCCGCCGTGCTGCCCGCGTCCATGACGATCATCCGCGAGGCCTACCCCGACGAGGCCCGGCGCGCCCGCGCCCTGGGCGTCTGGATGGCCGGTGGAGCCGTCGCCGCAGCGGCGGGACCTCTTCTGGGCGGGCTGCTCACGCCCATCCACTGGAGCCTCATCTTCTCGGTGAACGTGCCCGTCTGCGTCCTCGTCCTTGCGGCGTGCACGCAGGTCGCCCCCTCGCCGCAGCGCTCCGCAACGTTTGACGCGCCGGGGCAGCTGCTGGCGACGCTCGGCCTGACCGCACTCGTCGGCGGCGTCATCGAGGCGGGCGAGCAGGGCATTTCCTCCCCGCTCGTGCTCGGGCTGCTCATCGGCGGCGCCCTTTGTCTCGTCGCGTTCGTGGCGTCGCAGGCCCGCGTCGCCCACCCGATGATGCCACTCGCCCTATTCGGGTCGAAGGGCATGCGCGTCGCGCTCTTCACGGGCTTCGCGTTCATCCTGAGCTGGTTCGGCACCGTCTTTCTGTGCAGCACCTACCTGCAGCAGGGGCTCGGCCTCTCGCCGATGGCGGCTGGCCTGGCGTTCGTCCCGAGCGCGGCGGGCTCGTTCGTCGGCAACATCGCGAGCGGCCGCATCGCCGCGCGCCACGGGTCGGGCCTGCCCATGGCCGCGGGCCTCGGGTGCGAGGCGCTCGGCCTGCTGCTGCTCGCCGCGCTCGCCCCGACGCTGTCCGCCGCCTCGGTCGCGCTGCTCGTGGCCGTCGTGGGTCTCGGCGGGTCACTGGCAATGCCGGCGACGTCGAGCCTCGTGCTCGCAAGCGCCGACGCAAGGCTCTCGGGGGTAGCAAGTGCACTGTTCAACACGTTTCGGCAGGTGGGCGCCAGCATAGGCATCGCGCTGTTCGGCCTGTTCGTCACGGCGGCGCCGACGCTGGGCAGCGCGCTGCGCCTGAGCTTCGCGGTGGCGGCGGCCCTCGTCGTGGCTGCGGCCGTCATGGCGGCGAGGCTCGGCAGGAACCCGAAGAGATAG
- a CDS encoding LysR family transcriptional regulator: MEFRTLQYFLAVVRERNITRAAEALHVTQPTLSRQMSQLEAELGAQLFERGRQLTLTEAGEALVRRAEEAVALMAHIDAEVGGRETLVGEIAVGTGVLLSARHIVKAVRAFHERWPQVRCRLHTNSADHLKERLDAGDLDFALLLEPVDMDRYDYVRMPQPEPWGLLMPADHPLAAQTSVTRADVASTPLAVTDRPALQRELAGWMGEGYDSLDIEATYNVVDAAALLVEDGGVCALTTQGAGRQLGGGALTFRPLEPPLEMTCALAWRRSVPLSRAGARFLDYLKSCISRIRTYNE, encoded by the coding sequence ATGGAGTTCAGGACGCTGCAATACTTCCTCGCTGTCGTGCGCGAGCGCAACATCACGCGGGCGGCCGAGGCCCTGCATGTGACGCAGCCAACGCTCAGCCGGCAGATGTCCCAGCTCGAGGCCGAGCTTGGCGCGCAGCTCTTCGAGCGAGGACGCCAGCTGACGCTCACGGAGGCCGGGGAGGCGCTCGTGCGCCGCGCCGAAGAAGCCGTCGCTCTCATGGCACACATCGACGCCGAGGTCGGGGGTCGGGAGACGCTTGTCGGCGAGATAGCCGTCGGCACGGGCGTGCTGCTCTCGGCGCGTCACATCGTCAAGGCCGTTCGAGCGTTTCACGAGCGCTGGCCCCAGGTTCGCTGCCGCCTCCACACGAACAGCGCCGACCACCTCAAGGAGCGTCTCGACGCCGGGGACCTGGACTTTGCGCTGTTGCTCGAACCCGTCGACATGGACCGCTACGACTACGTGCGCATGCCGCAGCCTGAGCCGTGGGGCCTGCTCATGCCAGCCGACCACCCTCTTGCCGCTCAGACGAGCGTGACGCGTGCCGATGTCGCCTCGACGCCCCTCGCCGTGACGGACAGGCCGGCCCTGCAGCGCGAGCTGGCGGGCTGGATGGGGGAGGGTTACGACAGCCTTGATATAGAGGCCACGTACAACGTCGTCGACGCCGCGGCCCTGCTCGTCGAGGACGGAGGCGTGTGCGCCCTGACGACGCAGGGGGCCGGTCGCCAGCTCGGCGGAGGGGCGCTGACGTTTCGTCCGCTCGAGCCGCCGCTTGAGATGACGTGCGCCCTGGCGTGGCGCCGCAGCGTCCCCCTGTCGCGCGCCGGTGCACGCTTCCTTGACTACCTTAAGTCATGCATTTCTCGTATACGTACATATAATGAATAA
- a CDS encoding FAD-dependent oxidoreductase, which translates to MSTSLSRRSFVAGGLAAATGMSALALSGSRVLADEAPAASPSPTSAPQSWDAEADIIAIGGGAAGLSAGIEAADQGLSCIVLESQGICGGNSIRCNGGMTIPGSPLQAEMGIEDSADQMYEDMCAWFAHDYDEQYVRMLCDLDSTMLYDWLTGMGLVYEQSGLVQSNGHSRPREHHVNPYNLISLLEENARAKGAQIDFETHADHLIQDPETRQVIGVQATRDGQTIYYHANRAVILCNGGYGRNAAFLNQHVFGEGAERYVESAYDAPGIDGSGMLMAMELGADTRHLSYHAMLSVQNPDGIAHDACAMIHQGAVMVNLEGQRFVNEGQGYTNVWVELDAQPESVCFQVWDDDIAQACADNESSYYSQAKVAATGLLLQADTFEDLAAQMGVPADAFAATMEAYNASVSETGVDDAFGRAHTVGDGAVPPALDTPPFYAFKTTNVLCTTYGGLKRWEGDGLQAVDVFGQVIPGLYLAGAISDYCNMGIMPGTRRPINASGTSLSGAMSFARACVQAIAGAGEAR; encoded by the coding sequence ATGTCCACTTCTCTTTCGCGCCGTTCGTTTGTCGCCGGGGGCCTCGCTGCCGCTACCGGCATGTCCGCCCTCGCCCTCTCCGGCTCGCGCGTCCTGGCAGACGAGGCCCCCGCTGCCTCTCCTTCGCCGACGTCCGCCCCTCAGAGCTGGGACGCCGAGGCCGACATCATCGCGATCGGCGGTGGCGCCGCAGGCCTGTCTGCCGGCATCGAGGCGGCGGACCAAGGGCTGTCGTGCATCGTCCTCGAGTCGCAGGGCATCTGCGGCGGTAACTCCATCCGCTGCAACGGCGGCATGACGATTCCCGGCTCCCCGCTGCAGGCCGAGATGGGCATCGAGGACTCGGCTGACCAGATGTACGAGGACATGTGCGCCTGGTTTGCCCACGACTACGACGAGCAGTACGTGCGCATGCTGTGCGACCTTGACTCGACGATGCTCTACGACTGGCTGACGGGCATGGGCCTCGTCTACGAACAGTCGGGCCTCGTGCAGTCCAACGGCCACTCGCGTCCCCGCGAGCACCACGTCAACCCCTACAACCTCATTAGCCTTCTCGAGGAGAACGCGCGCGCCAAGGGCGCCCAGATCGACTTCGAGACGCACGCCGACCACCTCATTCAGGACCCCGAGACGCGTCAGGTCATCGGCGTCCAGGCAACGCGCGACGGCCAGACGATCTACTACCACGCAAACCGCGCCGTCATCCTGTGCAACGGCGGTTACGGGCGCAACGCCGCCTTCTTGAACCAGCACGTGTTCGGCGAGGGCGCCGAGCGCTACGTCGAGAGCGCTTACGACGCGCCGGGCATCGACGGCTCGGGCATGCTCATGGCCATGGAGCTGGGCGCCGACACGCGCCACCTGTCCTACCACGCCATGCTGAGCGTGCAGAACCCCGACGGCATCGCCCACGACGCCTGCGCCATGATCCACCAGGGCGCCGTCATGGTGAACCTCGAGGGCCAACGCTTCGTCAACGAGGGCCAGGGCTACACGAACGTGTGGGTCGAGCTCGACGCCCAGCCCGAGTCCGTGTGCTTCCAGGTGTGGGACGACGACATCGCCCAGGCGTGCGCCGACAACGAGAGCAGCTACTACTCGCAGGCCAAGGTTGCCGCGACGGGGCTGCTCCTGCAGGCCGACACGTTCGAGGACCTCGCCGCGCAGATGGGCGTGCCCGCCGACGCGTTCGCGGCCACGATGGAGGCCTATAATGCCTCCGTGAGCGAAACCGGCGTCGACGACGCGTTCGGCCGCGCCCACACCGTTGGCGACGGCGCCGTGCCGCCCGCGCTTGACACCCCGCCGTTCTACGCGTTCAAGACGACGAACGTCCTGTGCACGACGTATGGCGGCCTCAAGCGCTGGGAGGGTGACGGCCTGCAGGCGGTTGACGTGTTCGGCCAGGTCATCCCGGGGCTGTACCTCGCCGGCGCCATCAGCGACTACTGCAACATGGGCATCATGCCCGGCACGCGTCGCCCTATCAACGCGTCGGGCACGAGCCTGAGCGGCGCCATGAGCTTCGCCCGCGCCTGCGTCCAGGCCATCGCCGGGGCAGGGGAGGCTCGCTAG
- a CDS encoding MFS transporter has product MSVSRARGGAAPVRRAIAFVGATLSFAVAYLVSSAPVPLYATYQRELGLTNADLSLSSVAYFVGTLVSLLVLARLSDHVGRRPAGLAALALTALGCVLFAGPWLGLAFMAARFVQGLSCGLASSALGAYVVDSAPGRLAPVVTGSAPMVGLAAGSFGSGACAQLTGSTSAFFVGALALLAACAVLLLVGAESAPRTSGALRSLVPRVRVPRSAMRLLPAAVPVFVGTWAVGGFYQAFSAPMAASCLGSDSMLVAAAVFACLQAPNVLGGMLSGRMGAQTAQLVGMAAFLACCVGIAATLAAGLVGAFLVATACAGAAWGLAYTASMGPIVDRADAAERAGTLSAIYLVSYAGAAVPNLVVGRLFAGAGLVQVVWGYVALVAVALLVLIGARLFSRRGAYPTCMERHSN; this is encoded by the coding sequence GTGAGCGTGTCTCGGGCTCGTGGCGGTGCCGCGCCTGTCCGGCGCGCGATCGCGTTCGTCGGCGCGACGCTCTCGTTTGCGGTTGCCTACCTCGTTTCGTCGGCGCCCGTCCCGCTCTACGCAACGTACCAGCGCGAGCTGGGCCTGACGAACGCCGACCTCTCGCTGTCGTCCGTCGCCTACTTCGTGGGCACGCTCGTCTCGCTGCTCGTGCTGGCGCGCCTCTCCGACCACGTGGGGCGGCGTCCTGCTGGCCTGGCGGCGCTGGCGCTGACGGCACTGGGCTGCGTGCTGTTCGCGGGGCCGTGGCTCGGCTTGGCGTTCATGGCGGCTCGCTTTGTTCAGGGGCTCTCGTGCGGCCTGGCCTCGAGCGCGCTGGGCGCCTACGTCGTCGACTCGGCGCCGGGCCGGCTCGCGCCCGTCGTGACCGGCAGCGCCCCCATGGTCGGCCTGGCCGCGGGGTCGTTCGGTTCGGGTGCGTGTGCGCAGCTCACGGGCTCGACGTCGGCGTTCTTCGTCGGCGCGCTCGCTCTCCTCGCGGCGTGTGCCGTCCTCCTGCTTGTCGGGGCTGAGAGCGCGCCTCGCACGTCCGGTGCCCTGCGCTCGCTCGTGCCGCGGGTCCGCGTGCCACGCTCCGCGATGCGTCTGTTGCCGGCTGCGGTGCCCGTCTTCGTGGGCACGTGGGCCGTCGGCGGCTTCTACCAGGCCTTTAGCGCACCCATGGCCGCATCGTGCCTCGGCAGCGACAGCATGCTCGTCGCGGCGGCCGTCTTTGCCTGCCTGCAGGCGCCTAATGTGCTCGGCGGGATGCTGTCAGGCCGCATGGGCGCCCAGACGGCCCAGCTCGTCGGCATGGCCGCGTTTCTTGCCTGCTGCGTCGGCATCGCAGCAACGCTGGCCGCCGGGCTCGTCGGCGCCTTCCTCGTCGCGACGGCGTGCGCCGGGGCGGCGTGGGGCCTCGCTTACACGGCGAGCATGGGCCCCATCGTCGACCGTGCGGACGCCGCCGAGCGCGCCGGCACGCTCTCCGCGATCTACCTTGTGTCCTATGCGGGCGCGGCCGTGCCCAACCTCGTCGTGGGGCGCCTGTTCGCCGGTGCGGGTCTCGTGCAGGTGGTGTGGGGCTACGTCGCGCTCGTCGCCGTGGCACTGCTCGTCCTCATCGGGGCCCGCCTGTTCTCGCGGCGCGGGGCATACCCTACGTGTATGGAAAGGCATAGCAACTAG
- a CDS encoding FAD-dependent oxidoreductase, whose translation MELTRRNFVVGGMAAAGMGALASGATAALASEAASSAADGAQAAPASLLVPETWDAEADIIAVGGGAAGLAAGIEAGDQGLSCIILESQGICGGNSIRSNGGMAIPGSPLQQQMGIEDSADQMYDDLCAWFAHDYVPQYVRMLCDFNATMLYDWLTGMGVEFNEAGLVQSNAHSVPREHHTNMVAMFEALEGAARDKGAQIDFETHADHLIQDPATRRIVGVQATRGGQTLTYKAKKAVILCNGGYTRNADMLNQHIFGEGAEHYIESAYDAPGIDGSGVLMGQEVGADTRHMSYLSMLTVQNPDGNAHDACAMYHQGAVLVNLDGNRFVDESQGYTNVWSELDEQPDAVCFQVWDDDIAQACADNESSYYSQAKVAATGLLLQADTLEELADQMGVPADAFVATMEQYNADVSSSGVDSAFGRAHTAGTGATPPALDTPPFYAFKTTSVLCCTYGGLRRWDGDGLQAADVFGQVIPSLYLAGAISDWCNQGCIPRTRIPINSSGTSLGGALSFGRACAQAIAGLDSWDE comes from the coding sequence ATGGAACTCACGCGTCGAAACTTCGTCGTCGGAGGCATGGCGGCGGCTGGCATGGGCGCGCTTGCGTCGGGCGCCACGGCTGCCTTGGCCAGCGAGGCGGCCTCTTCCGCGGCCGACGGGGCGCAGGCTGCCCCGGCGTCTCTGCTCGTCCCGGAGACGTGGGACGCCGAGGCCGACATCATCGCCGTCGGCGGCGGCGCCGCGGGCCTGGCGGCAGGCATCGAGGCGGGCGACCAGGGCCTTTCGTGCATTATCCTCGAGTCTCAGGGCATCTGCGGCGGCAACTCCATCCGCAGCAACGGCGGCATGGCCATACCTGGCTCTCCGCTGCAGCAGCAGATGGGCATCGAGGATTCTGCCGACCAGATGTATGACGACCTGTGCGCCTGGTTTGCCCACGACTACGTTCCCCAGTACGTGCGCATGCTGTGCGACTTCAACGCCACGATGCTCTACGACTGGCTGACGGGCATGGGCGTCGAGTTCAACGAGGCGGGGCTCGTCCAGAGCAACGCCCACTCCGTGCCGCGCGAGCACCACACGAACATGGTCGCGATGTTCGAAGCGCTCGAGGGCGCGGCCCGTGACAAGGGCGCCCAGATCGACTTCGAGACGCACGCCGACCACCTCATCCAGGATCCGGCCACGCGCCGCATCGTTGGCGTGCAGGCGACGCGGGGCGGGCAGACGCTCACGTACAAGGCCAAGAAGGCTGTCATCCTGTGCAACGGCGGCTACACACGTAACGCCGACATGCTCAACCAGCACATCTTTGGCGAGGGCGCCGAGCACTACATCGAGAGCGCCTACGACGCGCCGGGCATCGACGGGTCGGGCGTGCTGATGGGTCAGGAGGTCGGTGCCGACACGCGCCACATGTCCTACCTCAGCATGCTGACCGTGCAGAATCCTGACGGGAACGCACACGACGCCTGCGCCATGTACCACCAGGGCGCCGTGCTCGTGAACCTCGACGGCAACCGCTTCGTGGACGAGTCGCAGGGCTACACGAACGTGTGGAGCGAGCTCGACGAGCAGCCTGACGCCGTGTGCTTCCAGGTGTGGGACGACGACATCGCCCAGGCGTGCGCCGACAACGAGAGCAGCTACTACTCGCAGGCAAAGGTCGCCGCGACGGGCCTGCTCCTGCAGGCGGACACCCTTGAAGAGCTCGCCGATCAGATGGGCGTCCCGGCCGATGCGTTCGTTGCCACGATGGAGCAGTACAACGCCGATGTGTCCTCGTCCGGCGTCGACAGCGCCTTTGGGCGCGCCCACACGGCGGGCACGGGCGCCACGCCGCCCGCCCTTGACACGCCCCCGTTCTACGCGTTCAAGACGACGAGCGTGCTGTGCTGCACCTACGGCGGGCTTCGCCGCTGGGATGGCGACGGCCTGCAGGCGGCTGACGTGTTCGGCCAGGTCATCCCCAGCCTCTACCTGGCGGGTGCCATCAGCGACTGGTGCAACCAGGGCTGCATCCCGCGCACGCGCATCCCGATCAACTCGTCGGGAACGAGCCTCGGCGGCGCGCTGAGCTTCGGACGCGCCTGTGCCCAGGCTATCGCCGGTCTCGACAGCTGGGACGAGTAG
- a CDS encoding elongation factor G produces MGAPQTDRVRNLVLVGQGGVGKTSLAEAMLHLSGKTARLGGHAGSKPTLDYDPEESKRNFSISTSIAPIEHNGLKINILDAPCYPDFIGDAYAALSVAETALFVVDASEGPQPTTVKLWYAAEDLPLARAVFVNRIDKDNVSFSDTLEALTERFGTRLGAMSLPMGEGPDFHGVIDVLRMQAHTYGPDGAQTVGDIPAEFADAAQKAHDHMCDLVVEADDDAMERYLEGEPLSQDDLERLLGVAIAQRMFVPVYVGSAVKEQGVRLLLDDIVAYFPSPLDYGAMPLNDGTSLKISSADERPVAFVFKTLVDPAAGRLSFLKVLAGTLEPATELVCARTQKRERMGHLYLMCGHDTTDVNRALAGDIIVVPKLDANTGDTLSTTGKVEAEAFRFPNSLYQVAIRAKNRTEEDKLGAFLEKTCDADPTISVTRNEETHQTVISAIGEAQVSVLLNRLGERVGIEAVIEPLRIPYRETIRKAASAQGRHKKQTGGAGQFGDCWLRVEPNPGEGYEFLDEIVGGKIPRQYIPAVDKGVQEAMVEGVIAGYPMVDVKVACFDGSYHPVDSNEMAFKTAARIGFRAACEHADPVILEPMANMVITVPDAYAGSVMGDVSASRGRVTGMDSDGRGNTKVLATIPYAEVTDYSTRLRSLSRGTGEYTIELEGYEQVPHDTAAKLIEEYQKQRAEGSK; encoded by the coding sequence ATGGGCGCACCTCAGACAGACCGGGTGAGAAACCTCGTACTTGTAGGCCAGGGAGGGGTGGGAAAGACGTCGCTCGCCGAGGCGATGCTGCACCTCTCCGGCAAGACGGCGCGCCTTGGCGGGCACGCCGGCTCGAAGCCGACGCTCGACTATGACCCCGAGGAGTCGAAGCGCAACTTCTCCATCTCGACGTCCATCGCGCCCATCGAGCACAACGGCCTGAAGATCAACATCCTCGACGCACCGTGCTACCCCGACTTCATCGGCGACGCCTACGCGGCGCTCTCCGTGGCCGAGACGGCCCTGTTCGTCGTCGACGCATCCGAGGGCCCACAGCCCACGACCGTCAAGCTGTGGTATGCGGCCGAGGACCTGCCGCTTGCCCGCGCCGTGTTCGTCAACCGCATCGACAAGGACAACGTCAGCTTCTCTGACACGCTCGAGGCCCTGACGGAGCGCTTCGGCACGCGCCTGGGCGCCATGAGCCTGCCCATGGGCGAAGGCCCCGACTTCCACGGCGTCATCGACGTCCTACGCATGCAGGCCCACACGTACGGTCCCGACGGCGCGCAGACAGTCGGCGACATCCCCGCCGAGTTCGCCGACGCCGCCCAGAAGGCCCACGACCACATGTGCGACCTGGTCGTTGAGGCGGACGACGACGCCATGGAGCGCTACCTCGAGGGAGAGCCCCTCTCCCAGGACGACCTTGAGCGCCTGCTGGGCGTCGCCATCGCACAGCGCATGTTCGTCCCCGTCTACGTGGGCTCCGCCGTCAAAGAGCAGGGCGTTCGCCTGCTGCTCGACGACATCGTCGCCTACTTCCCGTCGCCGCTCGACTACGGCGCCATGCCGCTGAACGACGGCACGTCGCTCAAGATCTCCTCGGCAGACGAGCGCCCCGTCGCCTTCGTCTTCAAGACGCTTGTCGACCCGGCCGCCGGCCGTCTGTCGTTCCTCAAGGTGCTGGCCGGCACGCTCGAGCCTGCGACGGAGCTCGTGTGCGCCCGCACGCAGAAACGCGAGCGCATGGGTCACCTGTACCTCATGTGCGGCCACGACACGACGGACGTCAATCGCGCCCTCGCCGGCGACATCATCGTCGTCCCCAAGCTCGACGCCAACACGGGCGACACGCTGTCGACGACGGGCAAGGTCGAGGCCGAGGCGTTCCGCTTCCCCAACTCGCTGTACCAGGTGGCCATCCGCGCCAAGAACCGCACGGAGGAGGACAAGCTCGGCGCCTTCCTCGAGAAGACGTGCGACGCCGACCCGACGATCAGCGTGACGCGCAACGAGGAGACGCACCAGACCGTCATCTCCGCCATCGGCGAGGCGCAGGTCTCCGTGCTGCTCAACCGCCTCGGCGAGCGCGTGGGCATCGAGGCGGTCATCGAGCCGCTGCGCATCCCCTATCGCGAGACGATCCGCAAGGCCGCCTCGGCTCAGGGCCGCCACAAGAAGCAGACGGGCGGCGCCGGCCAGTTCGGCGACTGCTGGCTGCGCGTCGAGCCCAACCCCGGCGAGGGCTACGAGTTCCTCGACGAGATCGTCGGCGGCAAGATTCCGCGCCAGTACATCCCCGCCGTCGACAAGGGCGTGCAGGAGGCTATGGTCGAGGGCGTCATCGCCGGCTACCCGATGGTCGACGTCAAGGTGGCGTGCTTCGACGGCTCGTACCACCCCGTCGACTCGAACGAGATGGCGTTCAAGACGGCCGCGCGCATCGGCTTCCGCGCCGCGTGCGAGCACGCCGACCCCGTCATCCTCGAGCCCATGGCCAACATGGTCATCACGGTGCCCGACGCCTACGCCGGCTCCGTCATGGGCGACGTCTCGGCGAGCCGCGGCCGTGTGACCGGCATGGACTCCGACGGGCGCGGCAACACGAAGGTGCTCGCGACCATCCCCTACGCCGAGGTCACGGACTACTCCACGCGCCTGCGCTCGCTGTCGCGCGGCACGGGCGAGTACACGATCGAGCTCGAGGGTTACGAGCAGGTGCCGCATGACACGGCCGCCAAGCTCATCGAGGAGTACCAGAAGCAGCGCGCCGAGGGCAGCAAGTAG
- a CDS encoding DUF4282 domain-containing protein, translated as MLSGIGGLGSYGQMLSLVFLDTTTLLTCSILTLVLAVLVCVVGMPRGKKHGASGGLRAFLNFDRLVVASIFKFCYVLLSIGVLVFSIGGFVHFCVEAISSGYASFLGAGQWALIVVSLLVGIVLCEVVLRVSFELAMLMVKLVENVAAIKEHLDEGVAVAAPAAEAGADAQGWYEGGAGSGGYDGGYSATGYAQTGHAHPYPPEPVAVARSYAAPEPPAAWHDPSYGNAGYDQGAYGAYDPAYEDPGYDSTADYEDAGYNVDEQDASRTHVLDHATDATTTLPAGDGASDDDAQTWDCPCGARGNTGNFCSACGQPRAKGDA; from the coding sequence GTGTTAAGTGGAATAGGTGGACTTGGGTCGTACGGCCAGATGCTCTCTCTGGTCTTTCTCGACACGACCACGCTGTTGACGTGCTCCATTCTGACGCTCGTGCTTGCGGTGCTCGTGTGCGTTGTCGGCATGCCGCGCGGCAAGAAGCACGGTGCATCCGGCGGCCTGCGCGCGTTTCTCAATTTTGACCGCCTTGTCGTGGCGTCCATTTTCAAGTTCTGCTACGTGCTGCTCTCCATCGGGGTGCTCGTGTTCTCGATCGGTGGCTTCGTGCACTTCTGCGTCGAGGCCATCAGCTCGGGCTACGCCTCGTTTCTTGGCGCCGGCCAGTGGGCGCTCATCGTCGTCAGCCTGCTCGTCGGCATCGTGCTGTGCGAGGTGGTGCTTCGCGTCTCGTTCGAGCTCGCCATGCTGATGGTCAAGCTCGTCGAGAACGTCGCCGCCATCAAGGAACATCTCGACGAGGGGGTGGCCGTCGCTGCCCCTGCTGCTGAGGCTGGCGCTGACGCGCAGGGCTGGTATGAGGGCGGTGCCGGCTCGGGCGGCTACGACGGCGGTTATAGCGCGACGGGGTATGCCCAGACCGGCCATGCGCACCCATATCCCCCGGAGCCCGTCGCGGTTGCGCGCAGCTATGCGGCTCCCGAGCCGCCGGCGGCCTGGCACGATCCCTCCTACGGAAACGCGGGCTACGACCAGGGCGCGTACGGCGCATACGATCCTGCCTACGAGGATCCGGGCTACGACAGCACGGCGGACTATGAGGACGCCGGCTACAACGTCGATGAGCAGGACGCCTCTCGAACGCACGTCCTGGATCACGCGACCGATGCCACGACGACCCTGCCTGCAGGGGACGGGGCATCCGATGACGACGCTCAGACGTGGGATTGCCCGTGCGGCGCCCGTGGCAACACGGGGAACTTCTGCAGCGCCTGTGGCCAGCCGCGGGCGAAGGGTGACGCGTAG
- a CDS encoding N-acetylmuramoyl-L-alanine amidase: protein MAAVRRRLPDDWEAGDGRAPYGSPTRLDPVDLPIRRSNPLLEAVSALSGGMRLALLLGVIAAVCLVVLGFVACPGPQPISFVGGPSQAAAQGVSQLGTVVTTLRDDVRTRLASGDWPVRGVVCIDAGHGEQADLTLTPIGPGSSEMQYVEPGGATGVATGVPEYEVALEMALRLQEKLEAMGVTVVMVRMTNDVVLSSEQRAQVANECGADLFIRLHCDGGDDPSVSGFSTLVPGVNEWTEPIYEASLQAAEIMHPIIIDETGANDMGIVERSDLAGFNFCQVPSVLYEMGFISNPDEDVRMNDPAYQDVLASAMADGAAAYLRAVS from the coding sequence GTGGCCGCCGTGCGGCGCCGGCTGCCTGACGACTGGGAGGCGGGCGACGGGCGCGCTCCCTATGGCAGCCCCACGCGCCTCGATCCGGTCGATCTGCCCATCAGGCGCTCGAACCCGCTGCTCGAAGCTGTGTCCGCGCTTTCCGGGGGAATGAGGCTAGCTCTTCTGCTTGGCGTCATCGCCGCCGTGTGCCTTGTCGTGCTCGGCTTTGTCGCCTGTCCTGGCCCACAGCCCATCTCTTTCGTGGGCGGGCCGTCGCAGGCCGCTGCGCAGGGCGTGTCCCAGCTGGGCACCGTCGTCACAACGCTGCGAGATGACGTGCGGACGCGTCTGGCCTCGGGCGACTGGCCTGTGCGCGGCGTCGTGTGCATCGACGCCGGCCACGGGGAGCAGGCCGACCTCACGCTTACGCCCATTGGTCCGGGCTCGAGTGAGATGCAGTACGTCGAGCCGGGTGGCGCGACAGGCGTCGCGACGGGCGTGCCCGAGTACGAGGTCGCGCTTGAGATGGCCCTGCGGCTTCAGGAGAAGCTCGAGGCCATGGGCGTCACCGTCGTCATGGTGCGTATGACGAACGACGTCGTCCTCTCGAGCGAGCAGCGCGCGCAGGTCGCCAACGAGTGCGGAGCCGACCTGTTCATCCGCCTGCACTGCGACGGCGGGGACGACCCATCCGTTAGTGGTTTTTCAACGCTCGTGCCGGGCGTGAATGAGTGGACGGAGCCCATCTACGAGGCGTCGCTGCAGGCGGCGGAGATCATGCACCCCATCATCATCGATGAGACGGGCGCCAACGACATGGGTATCGTCGAGCGCAGCGACCTTGCCGGGTTCAACTTCTGTCAGGTGCCGTCCGTCCTGTATGAGATGGGCTTCATCTCGAACCCTGACGAAGACGTGCGCATGAACGACCCGGCCTACCAGGATGTTCTTGCGAGTGCAATGGCCGACGGCGCGGCCGCCTACCTACGGGCGGTGTCGTAA